From the Micromonospora sediminicola genome, one window contains:
- a CDS encoding methylated-DNA--[protein]-cysteine S-methyltransferase — protein sequence MSTVDSTVIDTPAGPLSVLAGPDGSVRAAGFTADPAALVPLTHPSLRGDLRERGDLGPVTAAVRAYLDGDLTAIDAIPVEQHTDGLFLTHAWRVLRDVKPGDPVTYTGFAALAGRPAAVRAAAAACARNAAALFVPCHRVLRTDGTLGGYRWGLDVKKWLLGHEGRVTAS from the coding sequence ATGAGCACTGTGGACAGCACCGTCATCGACACCCCCGCCGGCCCGCTGAGCGTGCTCGCCGGCCCCGACGGGTCGGTACGCGCGGCCGGCTTCACCGCCGACCCGGCGGCCCTGGTGCCGTTGACGCATCCGAGCCTGCGCGGTGACCTGCGGGAGCGGGGCGACCTCGGCCCGGTGACCGCCGCCGTGCGCGCCTACCTCGACGGTGACCTCACCGCGATCGACGCGATCCCGGTGGAGCAGCACACCGACGGCCTCTTCCTGACGCACGCCTGGCGGGTGCTGCGCGACGTGAAGCCGGGCGACCCGGTGACCTACACCGGCTTCGCCGCGCTGGCCGGGCGACCGGCCGCCGTCCGGGCCGCCGCGGCGGCCTGCGCGCGCAACGCCGCCGCGCTCTTCGTGCCCTGCCACCGGGTGCTGCGCACCGACGGCACGCTCGGCGGCTACCGCTGGGGGCTCGACGTGAAGAAGTGGCTTCTCGGGCATGAGGGACGGGTGACGGCTAGCTGA
- a CDS encoding DNA-3-methyladenine glycosylase 2 family protein, whose amino-acid sequence MELDFERCYRAVDSRDPRFDGWFYTGVTSTGIYCRPSCPAMTPKRQNVRFFPSAAAAQGAGLRACRRCRPDAAPGSPQWDVRADVVGRAMRLIADGVVDRDGVPGLATRLGYTERHLHRMLRAELGAGPLALARAQRAQTARILVETTGLGLAEVAFAAGFGSVRQFNDTVREVYGVTPSELRAGRSGRRAAGGAGTVTLRLAHRPPLHAGALLDFLALRALPGVEEVRDGAYHRALRLPHGSATVTLAPVDGHVAATLRLADMRDLAPAVARCRRLLDLDADPVAVDATLAEGPALAPAVAAEPGVRLPHAVDGFELAVRAVTTQQVSLRSARTTLTRLLAAVPPADPGVAEEPAGGLRAFPTPAEVLAAPDTAFRMPGARRETIRALARAVADGELDLEPGGDREEASRQLAAVPGVGPWTAGYLAMRALGDPDVVLATDLGVRRGAAALGLPDDPKTLHAYADRWRPWRSYATIRLWRAA is encoded by the coding sequence ATGGAGTTGGACTTCGAGCGGTGCTACCGGGCCGTCGACAGCCGCGACCCGCGGTTCGACGGCTGGTTCTACACCGGTGTGACCTCGACCGGGATCTACTGCCGGCCGTCCTGCCCGGCGATGACCCCGAAGCGGCAGAACGTCCGGTTCTTCCCGTCCGCCGCCGCGGCACAGGGCGCCGGTCTGCGGGCCTGCCGCCGGTGCCGGCCGGACGCCGCGCCGGGTTCCCCGCAGTGGGACGTTCGGGCCGACGTGGTCGGCCGGGCGATGCGGCTGATCGCCGACGGCGTGGTCGACCGCGACGGGGTGCCCGGCCTGGCCACCCGGCTCGGCTACACCGAGCGGCACCTGCACCGGATGCTCCGGGCCGAGCTGGGCGCCGGTCCACTCGCGCTGGCCCGGGCGCAACGCGCCCAGACCGCGCGGATCCTCGTCGAGACCACCGGCCTCGGCCTCGCCGAGGTGGCGTTCGCCGCCGGGTTCGGCAGCGTCCGGCAGTTCAACGACACGGTCCGCGAGGTGTACGGCGTCACCCCGTCCGAGCTGCGGGCCGGCCGGAGCGGGCGGCGCGCGGCCGGCGGGGCGGGCACGGTCACGCTGCGGCTGGCCCACCGGCCGCCCCTGCACGCCGGAGCGCTGCTCGACTTCCTCGCGCTGCGCGCGCTGCCCGGCGTCGAGGAGGTCCGGGACGGCGCCTACCACCGCGCGCTGCGGCTGCCGCACGGCTCCGCCACGGTGACGCTGGCCCCGGTCGACGGCCACGTGGCCGCCACGCTGCGGCTGGCCGACATGCGGGACCTGGCGCCCGCGGTGGCCCGCTGCCGACGCCTGCTCGACCTGGACGCGGACCCGGTCGCGGTCGACGCCACCCTTGCCGAGGGCCCGGCCCTGGCCCCGGCGGTCGCCGCCGAGCCCGGCGTCCGGCTCCCGCACGCGGTCGACGGCTTCGAGCTGGCCGTGCGCGCCGTCACCACCCAGCAGGTCTCGCTCCGGTCCGCCCGCACCACCCTCACCCGCCTCCTCGCCGCCGTCCCGCCCGCCGACCCGGGCGTGGCCGAGGAACCGGCGGGCGGCCTGCGGGCCTTTCCGACCCCGGCCGAGGTGCTGGCCGCGCCGGACACGGCGTTCCGGATGCCCGGGGCCCGACGGGAGACGATCCGGGCGCTGGCCCGGGCCGTCGCCGACGGCGAGCTGGACCTGGAGCCCGGAGGCGACCGCGAGGAGGCGTCGCGGCAGCTTGCCGCAGTGCCCGGTGTCGGGCCGTGGACGGCCGGCTACCTGGCCATGCGGGCGCTCGGCGACCCCGACGTCGTGCTCGCCACCGACCTGGGCGTCCGCCGGGGCGCGGCCGCGCTCGGCCTGCCCGACGACCCGAAGACCCTGCACGCCTACGCCGACCGCTGGCGCCCCTGGCGGTCGTACGCGACGATCCGACTCTGGAGAGCGGCATGA